From the genome of Erythrobacter litoralis, one region includes:
- the rplI gene encoding 50S ribosomal protein L9, which yields MDIILLERIEKLGSIGDIVTVKDGYARNFLLPQKKALRANDANKKVFEANRERLEKENAERREAAEKQGEKVAGAEVVLIRAASNAGQLYGSVNVRDMVAGLEAQGHGIDKKQVIMGAPIKTIGMHEVTVALHPEVHVTVKANVARSDDEAELQSQGVDVLAQLFEEEQREIEEQAEANRVDPNLEPGEIPAELLEDGVDTPEGMSETEAKIEATDPDRDDEEEL from the coding sequence ATGGATATCATTCTCCTCGAACGCATCGAGAAGCTCGGTTCGATCGGCGACATCGTCACCGTGAAGGACGGCTATGCCCGCAACTTCCTGCTTCCGCAGAAGAAGGCGCTGCGCGCGAACGACGCTAACAAGAAGGTCTTCGAAGCGAACCGGGAACGTCTCGAGAAGGAAAACGCCGAGCGCCGCGAAGCCGCCGAAAAGCAGGGCGAAAAGGTCGCCGGTGCAGAGGTCGTTCTGATCCGCGCCGCGTCCAATGCCGGCCAGCTCTATGGCTCGGTCAATGTCCGCGACATGGTCGCCGGACTCGAAGCGCAGGGCCACGGGATCGACAAGAAGCAGGTCATCATGGGCGCGCCGATCAAGACGATCGGCATGCACGAGGTGACTGTCGCCCTCCACCCCGAGGTCCACGTCACCGTCAAGGCGAACGTGGCGCGCTCGGACGACGAGGCGGAACTGCAGTCGCAGGGCGTCGATGTGCTCGCCCAGCTGTTCGAGGAAGAGCAGCGCGAAATCGAGGAACAGGCCGAGGCGAATCGCGTCGACCCGAACCTCGAACCCGGCGAGATCCCGGCCGAACTGCTCGAGGACGGCGTCGACACGCCCGAGGGCATGAGCGAGACCGAGGCCA
- the rpsR gene encoding 30S ribosomal protein S18, which translates to MARPFFRRRKSCPFSGNDAPKIDYKDVRLLQGFMSERGKIVPSRITAVSAKKQRELAKAIKRARHIGLLPYIVK; encoded by the coding sequence ATGGCACGCCCGTTTTTCCGCCGCCGCAAGTCCTGCCCGTTTTCCGGCAACGACGCTCCCAAGATCGATTACAAGGACGTGCGCCTGCTGCAGGGCTTCATGTCCGAGCGAGGCAAGATCGTGCCTTCGCGCATCACCGCCGTTTCGGCCAAGAAGCAGCGTGAACTCGCCAAGGCCATCAAGCGCGCGCGTCACATCGGCCTGCTGCCCTACATCGTGAAGTAA